The genomic stretch GGATGCCATGGATAAAGAAACTTGCGTTCCTTGGTCCCGTGGGATGCGAGACCGAACTCAGCCTGATGTCTCTTCTTCCGTATTAAGCCGGAAGGGAGGCGCCCCGCCTCGATAGTCTTCGCGTCGATAGTGCACGTGCCGGCTCATTCCCGTTGCGCGGTGCGCGATGTCGATCGCTAGCGCCACCGTATCCGTCGGTTATCGGGACCAACGCAACGAGCAGGTCAGGTCAAAGCGACGTCAGCCCGAAATCCACTCGCCAGCGATATAGGCGCGTTCGATCAGCCGTCAGCCCGATGGATACACTCGTACCTAGAACTCCAAACTTTCACGTCTTGTAGTTTCAGCGGCTAGGCGGATCAGATCATGAACGAGCCGCCGTTAACATCTAGCGTCACACCAGTGAGGAAGGCAGCGTCTTCAGATGCCAAGTAGGCGACCGCGGCGGCGATGTCTTCGCCGGTGCCAAGTCGGCCGACAGGAATGCGGGCGACATAAGCCTGGTTAAGCTCGGCACCAGCTGCGGTAGCCATTGGTGTTTCAATGCGGCCCGGCGCAATGGAATTCACCGTGATGTTCGCTGAGCCTACTTCAACCGCAAGGGTGCGGGCAAGGGCCATCATGCCGGCCTTGGACGCGGCATAGTGGGCTCCTGCAATCTCGGTTTTCGTTCGGCCGGCTACCGATGCAATGTTGATGATCCGGCCCCATTTCGCCGCCCGCATGTGGGGAAGGCAGGCCCGGCAGCAAAGGAAGGCGCCTGTCAGGTTAACTTCCAGAACCTGACGCCACTCCGCAGCGAGCATATCTTCCACCCTTGCCTTCCGTCCGCCGTGTTTCGGAGAGATTCCAGCGTTGTTGACCAAGATGTCGACCCGCCCGAATCGGGCCGATGCGGCCTCGACCATTCGCGTGATATCAGCATCTTTGGACACATTCGCACCCACCGCCAAGGCCCGGCCAGTATAGTCCGAAGACAGGGTCGAAATGCTGGCGTTCAGGTCGCTCTCGGAGAGGTCCGCCAGCACCACATCTGCGCCGGCGTTGATAAATCGCGTGGCAATCGCAAATCCAATGCCCCGCGCCGCGCCTGTCACCAGAGCCACCTTGCCGGCGAATGTGGTTGCCTGTGAAATTTGGTCCACGATCTACTTCCTCTTACACTGTGGAGACGGGTACAGCGACGAGCCGAACGACCTGGCACACGCACGGGTGTCCTTCACAAGTAAGCTTATAAGACTGGGCTAGTTGCGCTATAAGAAGTTGTTGCTGCCCGAGATTTACTCAAAAATAGCACCACATGCAGTAATCGTATGTGAATTATGATTAATATTTCACCGTCCAGAATTTAATAAACATGGCAGTATTGTCATAATTCCTGTGTTAAAAAACAGAGGCGGGCTGTCCGGTGTGGACGTGACGAAGCCGCTCGCGGAGAAGGCGAAATAGATCAGAGCGCGGCGGAGTTCGCAGCGTGGCCAGCTGCAAATTCCATGATGACGCAATCACTGGAAGAAATTCGGCCATTCAACAAGGGGTCTCGTCCTTGGCCGGGCCCCCATTAGGGTCCGGATTCATAATCAGAAGCTGACGGTAGCGGCGATCCAGATGCGATTGGACTTGGGCGGGATGTTGGCGAAGGCTCCCCGTCAACTGATCTGGCGGCGGATGGCGTTGCTATCGTAGCCGTCGGTCAGCATTGACGAGACCGGTTTCTGGCATCTGTCCGGGGAGCACTTTACCCGCCTTGCAGTCCGCGACCGGGCCGCCGGTCAGCATGAACGACCCTGTGTTGCTCGTGACGCCATCGGGCAATCAATGGAGGGACGTTTTGGATCAGTTTGGGGCGGGCAAGGAGTACAGGACCTTCACATATGCGCTTGAAACCGGCCTAATGCAGATCTGTCAATTGTGAAGTCGTAGAAGGCGGGCACCTCCAGCAATCTTATCTTTCGCATGACGGCGCGCACCTTCAACTCGCCGGCCGCAAACCTGTACGATCTGCATCGCCGAGCTCGAGGCTTTCGATTGGAGGCCTCGATCCTGACCGGGTAGCGCGATGGACTCGTTGCTGGTGTAAGGAAGTGGCCGTGTCATGGACCACACCAACAAGGTCGGGAATCCAAGGTGCTGAAGGCCTGCACACGGGCCAGCGAGTTGTCGATCGAATCATTGTCAATCGTGCTGTTCTCGATGTTGTCGAGGGGCGGACTGAAGGTAGTGGAGCTCGCTGACGGCGACACCAACGGCGAGCTCCACAGCGCGACGGAAGCGACGATTGTCAACTGAGGATCGACACGTCTTAGGAAGCGCCGACTGATTGGTCGAACTGAACCGCGCCGGGTTGATCGGAGGCTCCAATGACAAGCAAGACGACCAACAAGTTCTCTCCCGAGGTCCGAGCCCGTGCGGTGCGGCTGGTTCTGGATCACGAAGGCGAGCATGCCTCGCGGTGGGCGGCGGTGTCGTCGATCGCCGCCAAGATCGGCTGCACGGCGCAGACGCTGCATGAGTGGGTGAAGAAGGCCGAGCGCGACAGTGGCGTGCGAGCCGGTGTGCCTACGGATGTGGCGACGAAACTCAAGGCTTTGGAACGCGAGAACCGCGAGCTTCGCCAGGCCAACGAAATCCTTCGCAAGGCTTCCGCGTATTTTGCCCAGGCGGAGCTCGACCGCCGGTTCAAGCCATGATCGCATTCATTGACGATCACCGCGAGGCGCATGGGGTCGAGCCGATCTGCAAGGCGCTGCCGATCGCCCCGTCGACCTACCACGACCATGTCGCCAAGCGCATCGCTCCCTCCCGGCTGTCGGCTCGGGCAAAGCGGGATGAGGCTTTGAAGGATGAGGTCCGACGCGTGTTCGAGGCGAATTTCCGCGTCTACGGCGTTCGCAAGGTCTGGCGGCAGTTGCAGCGCGAGGGCTTCGATGTCGCCCGCTGCACGGTTGCCCGCCTGATGAAGGCCATGGGCCTCGAAGGCATCATCCGTGGCAAGCCGATCCGCACCACGGTGAGCGACAAGGCGGCACCATGCCCTCTCGATCACGTCAATCGCCAGTTCCATGCCCCGGCGCCGAACATGCTGTGGGTCTCCGACTTCACCTACGTCGCGACCTGGACGGGCTTCGTCTATGTCGCCTTTGTCATCGACACCTATGCTCGCCGGATCGTCGGCTGGCGGGTGAGCCGGACGGCGCATGCCAGCTTCGTTCTGGACGCTCTGGAACAGGCTCTCCATGATCGGCGGCCCGTGCAGGGAAGCGGGCTCATCCATCACAGCGATAGAGGCAGCCAATACGTCAGCATTCGATACACCGAGCGCTTGGCGGAGGCCGGCGTCGAGCCTTCGGTGGGCAGTGTCGGCGATAGCTACGACAATGCTCTCGCCGAAACGATCAACGGCCTCTACAAGGCCGAGGTGATTCATCGACGCGGACCATGGCGCTCGTTCGAGGCCGTCGAGTTCGCGACGTAGAATGGGTCGACTGGTTCAACAATCGCCGGCTGCTGGAGCCCATCGGCAACATCCCGCCGGCCGAAGCCGAGGAACGCTACTATGCCATGCTGGAAGAACCAGCCGTGGCCGCGTGACTCAAACGAAACGGCCTCCGGAAAACCCGGCGCGGTTCAAACTGACGGCCCTGGAACATCGTAACCGTCCGAAAATTAATCGAAGGTGTCTTTCTACAATTGGAGTAATGAAGTACGTTGATGCCCCGGTGTTGGTCGACACCACTCCGACGATCTGTGCGCTGCCCTCAGCTGCAAGTCTGATGGAAAAAGTCGCGCGGCCTCGCGTCCGGCCGCTGTGTGTTCTTGAGGATGACACCAGCCTCAACTATAAGCACATTGTCCAAGGCGTCGTGTTGCCGGCTTGAGGTACGATCCTGCCGCCCTAGGGTGGTGCGATCACGCGTTCTGCATTTGCCACGGCGGGCTCGAGGACGCACGCTGCCCTTCCCCGATATCGCTCGAGGCAGTCGCCAACATAGGGCGCCAGTATTCTTGGGCACGGGATTTGACCGCGGCTTCCCCGACCAGCCCGCAATCATCGATCAAGCTCTGGTCTGCCACGATGGAAAATCCTCCCTCAGGCGAAATGCGCCGGGGCTTGCTGCGACAAGCGGGTCGCAGATGCTGCCTTGGAATGGCGGCGAGGGCCAATGATCCGACAGTGCCAGCTGGGGGCCCGCGAGCCGGAGATCATCCGCGACAGGCGACGACCATGGCCAATGGATGGCCTTTAATAGCTGTGTTCGTCGTAAGCGACCGGCGCGCTAGCGTTCCGACGTACAAACTCGATAGCTTCCCGCACCGCCGATAGATACTCTTCGACGGTGGCCAGATGAGCTGGGTTGACACCCTGTTGGATCGCCTGGGGCTCGCGCATACGCCCGCGCAGCCAACCGCGCTCTTCCAGGCGATCGGCGACTGCATAGATGTCAAGCGCGGAGTCCAGCGACACAAAGGAGATCAGGTTACTCTCGCCGTAGGGCGCCAGGCACTCGATGTCGGGAATGCTGTTCAGGCCAGCGATAAGCCGCGTGGTGGCCTCCATCGTGAGCCTCGCCGCGCGCAGATAGCCCTCCATGCCAAGGTAGTGCATTACCGCCCATGCGGACGCGATTGCGCCGCCGGCCCGGGTCCCGAGGAATGTAGGGGTGGAGTATGTTCCCCGAGGCCACCCGCTGAATGAGAACGCTTCATGATCCTGGTCATCGGCTGACCGATACAATACCAGGCTGGCGCCCTTGGCTGCGTACCCGAACTTGTGGATATCGGCCGACAAACTGGATACGCCTAGAACCCGGAAGTCCCACGGGGGCACCGGATAGCCGAGCCGCTCGGTAAATGGTGAGAGAAAGCCGCCCCAGCAGCCGTCAACGTGAAGCCGAAGACCCGAATGCTGTGCCAGCTTGCCGATCTCTGCGATCGGATCAAAGGTGCCGAAGGGATAGTTGGGCGCAGATGCAAACAGCATTATGGTCTTGTCGTTGATGGCGGAGCGCATCAACGAGGGGTCGGCCCTGAACTCCTTGGTGTGCGGGGTTCGAATGATATCCACGCCGAGAAGCTCTCCAGCCTTGTTAAGACAAGGATGAGCGGTGACACATGCAACAATGTTGTAGCGTTCAGGCGGCTCGCCTCGTTTGTGTCGCGCAAGGTCCCGGGCCGTCTTTACCGCCATGAAGACGCTTTCAGTGCCGCCAGAGGTGAAGGAGACGCCGGCATCGTCGGGCGCATTGAAAAGTGACTTTGCCATCGCCTTGATGTCGTTGGTCATCACCTCCAGGCTCTTGAACGCCCGCCCTGCTCCCAGGCCATTCTCAGCAATAAACTCGCCATAGGCCTCGCGCTGGACGTCTAAGGTCTCGTCATCTAGGAAGTAGGTGTAAGATGGTACCCGGCCAACTTCCTCGCCATGGTCCAGCTCGCCTCAATCCGGCTTTGGCTGCGCGCTAATGAGTCTCCGGCCCAGACTAGCTACGTCTCGGATTGACTCACAAAGTTGGGTGACCTCTTCCAGACTATGGTCTGCGGTCAGGCATACGCGCAGAGCAGCCTTGTCGCGGGGCACCGTCGGATAAAATGCTGCGGCCACATAAAAGCCACGCCGCAATAGCTCTGCCGCCGTATCCACCGCTGCCCGAGACGCACCAATCGGGACCATCCGGATTGGCATTCCGTCACCTGACGATTGCGTCGGCATTTTCTCGTCAAAACGTTGAACGACCCTACTCAGGCGGGCCTGGCGCTCACCCAGCTCCGCAGACCGATGAATCTCTGCTGATGCTAAGGCACCTGCAATTCCGGCCAAGTCTGGCCCCATTGAGAATGCATGCGGGACGGCGTAACGTCTAAGCAGTTTCTCCTGCTCTTCCGTCCCAAGCATGAGAACACCGCCAGTTACTCCGAAGCCTTTGCTCAAAGAAGCCGCGATGATTGTGTTTTCGCCTAGATCTGTCATTTGCGATTTGGCATATCCTTGGCCATTCCTTCCCCGGATTGAGATA from Mesorhizobium sp. NZP2077 encodes the following:
- a CDS encoding SDR family NAD(P)-dependent oxidoreductase; protein product: MDQISQATTFAGKVALVTGAARGIGFAIATRFINAGADVVLADLSESDLNASISTLSSDYTGRALAVGANVSKDADITRMVEAASARFGRVDILVNNAGISPKHGGRKARVEDMLAAEWRQVLEVNLTGAFLCCRACLPHMRAAKWGRIINIASVAGRTKTEIAGAHYAASKAGMMALARTLAVEVGSANITVNSIAPGRIETPMATAAGAELNQAYVARIPVGRLGTGEDIAAAVAYLASEDAAFLTGVTLDVNGGSFMI
- a CDS encoding aminotransferase class V-fold PLP-dependent enzyme, which produces MDHGEEVGRVPSYTYFLDDETLDVQREAYGEFIAENGLGAGRAFKSLEVMTNDIKAMAKSLFNAPDDAGVSFTSGGTESVFMAVKTARDLARHKRGEPPERYNIVACVTAHPCLNKAGELLGVDIIRTPHTKEFRADPSLMRSAINDKTIMLFASAPNYPFGTFDPIAEIGKLAQHSGLRLHVDGCWGGFLSPFTERLGYPVPPWDFRVLGVSSLSADIHKFGYAAKGASLVLYRSADDQDHEAFSFSGWPRGTYSTPTFLGTRAGGAIASAWAVMHYLGMEGYLRAARLTMEATTRLIAGLNSIPDIECLAPYGESNLISFVSLDSALDIYAVADRLEERGWLRGRMREPQAIQQGVNPAHLATVEEYLSAVREAIEFVRRNASAPVAYDEHSY